Proteins encoded within one genomic window of Entelurus aequoreus isolate RoL-2023_Sb linkage group LG26, RoL_Eaeq_v1.1, whole genome shotgun sequence:
- the LOC133643585 gene encoding uncharacterized protein LOC133643585, which produces MASRGGKTPQQGIKAHFTRHSKTTTTNSGTSLASPASSSVAAKEANAGSMTAASLPPEMESLHRLMTASMENIIAPLKRTMDEVKIIVEDQGKRIVDLEENATQLTERVTALEAICEQLLTQNESLNERMEDASNRSRRCNLRVTNVLPSPGERNDCVQFMQNFFATVLGDVFTEPPILDRAHRIGQDACTTGRQEPATMEGTENYALSRLCASYCETSCHIHQARLPDMERNTTTKPARRGRATTQERGDTGREREEENGAGLGNEEDGTHGKNGPGGEDEAMGGISVEGEYNDEVNDGEEEDGGSGSESGDNMGALDENDGTE; this is translated from the exons ATGGCTTCGCGGGGCGGCAAAACTCCACAGCAGGGGATAAAGGCGCACTTTACTCGGCATAGTAAAACTACCACTACAAACAGTGGGACTAGCTTAGCCTCTCCAGCTAGTAGCTCTGTAGCTGCTAAAGAGGCTAATGCTGGTAGCATGACCGCAGCCAGCCTACCCCCAGAAATGGAGAGCCTACACCGACTCATGACCGCATCAATGGAGAATATAATAGCTCCGCTGAAGAGGACCATGGATGAAGTGAAGATAATTGTGGAGGATCAAGGCAAAAGGATCGTCGACTTGGAAGAAAACGCAACGCAGCTAACTGAACGAGTCACCGCTCTTGAGGCTATATGTGAGCAGCTCTTGACCCAGAACGAGTCACTGAACGAACGCATGGAAGACGCCTCTAACAGGTCTAGACGCTGCAACCTGCGCGTCACGAACGTACTACCGAGTCCTGGGGAAAGGAACGACTGTGTCCAATTCATGCAAAACTTTTTTGCCACAGTACTTGGGGACGTGTTCACCGAGCCACCCATACTAGACAGAGCGCACAGGATCG GACAAGATGCGTGCACTACGGGCAGACAGGAGCCTGCTACAATGGAAGGGACAGAAAATTATGCTCTATCCAGATTATGCGCCAGCTACTGTGAAACTTCGTGCCACATTCACCAAG CCAGACTCCCGGACATGGAGAGAAACACAACTACCAAACCAGCGAGAAGAGGGCGCGCCACCACCCAGGAGAGAGGCGACACCGGCCGGGAGAGAGAGGAGGAGAACGGCGCTGGACTAGGCAACGAAGAGGATGGAACGCACGGGAAGAACGGTCCGGGAGGAGAGGACGAGGCGATGGGAGGCATCAGCGTGGAAGGAGAATATAACGACGAGGTGAACGACGGCGAAGAAGAAGACGGCGGCAGCGGCAGCGAGTCCGGAGACAACATGGGGGCTCTGGACGAGAATGACGGTACTGAGTAG